One Actinospica robiniae DSM 44927 genomic region harbors:
- a CDS encoding lipopolysaccharide biosynthesis protein, which produces MARHSRGTMKVLQNSVFLMASTGLTAVLGLLFWRLVAHLFTPTRVGLATSLISAISLISYMSLCGLNSTLIRFPAPQRTRNSQITLSLVAVGGAAFVIASGYLLGLPWYGQKLMFMRDNPGLSALFVGFCVCAALNVITDTVFISARIPQYNLLADGVIQGVAKLVLPLFLVGFGALGIVGATGGGYMIAVVASLTLMWWRLEYRPDFRTRATGLRKYYKFSFASYLSSLIGLLPTLVLPLIVLQRLGADAAAYYYIAFQVSSMLTGVSSGVGESMFSEAAFDLANTAEVFRRSAKIMAIAVVPAGIVLAFGSRLLLTFFGAAYSAHASGLLSVMSVGAAAVALNIWGSSALRVHRRLRAMLVSNAVFLVVAVGLALVMASRGLVWVGWAWDAGNLAAGLVALVCVPWPRREPEPAADAARAAVAEAAEAAEEAAAAAADATEPEPEPEPDEAVAVDATYLDDTLATMPMVFPWNRPEWSAVVSAMRSEAKRPGGELRTSTGMRVRPRPEADEKLEEAGRQW; this is translated from the coding sequence GTGGCCAGGCACTCCCGTGGCACCATGAAGGTGCTGCAGAACTCCGTCTTCCTCATGGCCTCGACGGGATTGACCGCCGTCCTCGGCCTGCTGTTCTGGCGCCTGGTCGCGCACCTGTTCACCCCCACCCGGGTGGGTCTGGCGACCTCGCTGATCTCGGCGATCTCGCTGATCTCCTACATGAGCCTGTGCGGCCTCAACAGCACCCTGATCAGATTCCCGGCCCCGCAGCGGACGCGCAACAGCCAGATCACGCTCTCCCTGGTCGCCGTGGGCGGCGCGGCCTTCGTCATCGCCTCGGGCTATCTGCTCGGGCTGCCCTGGTACGGCCAGAAGCTCATGTTCATGCGCGACAATCCGGGGCTCTCGGCGCTCTTCGTCGGCTTCTGCGTCTGCGCGGCGCTCAACGTGATCACCGACACGGTGTTCATCAGTGCCCGGATCCCGCAGTACAACCTGCTCGCGGACGGCGTGATCCAGGGCGTGGCGAAGCTCGTCCTGCCGCTCTTCCTGGTCGGGTTCGGCGCCTTGGGCATCGTCGGGGCGACCGGCGGCGGGTACATGATCGCGGTCGTCGCCTCGCTCACGCTGATGTGGTGGCGGCTCGAGTACCGCCCGGACTTCAGGACCCGCGCGACCGGGCTGCGCAAGTACTACAAGTTCTCGTTCGCGAGCTACCTGTCCTCGCTGATCGGTCTGCTGCCGACGCTGGTCCTGCCGCTGATCGTGCTCCAGCGGCTCGGCGCGGACGCCGCGGCGTACTACTACATCGCGTTCCAGGTCTCGAGCATGCTGACCGGCGTCAGCTCCGGCGTGGGCGAGTCGATGTTCTCCGAGGCCGCGTTCGACCTGGCCAACACGGCCGAGGTGTTCCGCCGGTCCGCCAAGATCATGGCGATCGCCGTCGTCCCGGCGGGGATCGTGCTCGCGTTCGGCAGCCGCCTGCTGCTGACCTTCTTCGGCGCGGCCTACTCGGCGCACGCCTCGGGGCTGCTGAGCGTGATGTCCGTGGGTGCGGCGGCCGTGGCGCTCAACATCTGGGGGAGCAGCGCGCTGCGGGTGCACCGGCGGCTGCGGGCCATGCTGGTGAGCAACGCCGTCTTCCTGGTCGTGGCCGTCGGCCTCGCCCTGGTCATGGCCTCGCGGGGCCTGGTCTGGGTGGGCTGGGCCTGGGATGCCGGAAACCTGGCCGCGGGCCTGGTCGCGCTCGTGTGCGTGCCGTGGCCCCGGCGCGAGCCGGAGCCGGCGGCGGACGCCGCGCGGGCGGCGGTCGCGGAGGCGGCGGAGGCGGCGGAGGAAGCGGCCGCCGCCGCGGCGGACGCGACAGAGCCGGAGCCGGAGCCGGAGCCGGACGAGGCCGTAGCCGTCGACGCCACGTACCTGGACGACACGTTGGCGACCATGCCCATGGTCTTCCCGTGGAACCGGCCGGAATGGTCGGCCGTGGTCAGCGCGATGCGCTCCGAGGCCAAGCGGCCCGGCGGTGAGCTGCGCACCTCCACGGGCATGAGGGTGCGGCCTCGGCCGGAAGCGGACGAGAAGCTCGAGGAAGCTGGCCGGCAGTGGTAA
- a CDS encoding glycosyltransferase family 4 protein has protein sequence MRILQIVNIAFEAGGAEKSVRILRDGLTARGHEVRVVATDKLLTGEQEVFADHLIPAVEGRGAAKARGYLWHPAARRGLERILADFRPDCVHLHTVGEFSPAVFTVTRDYPRVLTVHGPESWTRDLLRWNLPSATAGSLSAPDRALLAYLRLVQRPAFLPLVRRVDRVLAPSRYFAEAVRPDVRRVPVHVLPNGIERLAEASPVSGARRLVYVGRLERVKGVHHLLDAHRRVRRELPDATLAVVGDGRERARLEADAADLVADGAVRFLGWRDEAGVAEQLASASVVVLPSLWPENFPTVALEALQLGRALVGSRVGGIPELIGPDNGALVEPGDPAELARELTRLLGDRELLREMGRASARRSAAYDVDAFVDAVAAHYREVAGARAGRRASASVS, from the coding sequence ATGCGCATTCTGCAGATCGTCAACATCGCCTTCGAGGCCGGCGGGGCGGAGAAGAGCGTCCGGATCCTGCGCGACGGCCTGACCGCGCGCGGGCACGAGGTCCGGGTGGTGGCCACCGACAAGCTGCTCACCGGCGAGCAGGAGGTGTTCGCGGACCATCTGATTCCGGCGGTCGAAGGCCGGGGGGCAGCGAAGGCGCGCGGTTACCTGTGGCATCCGGCGGCGCGCCGCGGGCTCGAGCGGATCCTGGCCGATTTCCGGCCGGACTGCGTCCACCTGCACACCGTCGGCGAGTTCAGCCCGGCGGTGTTCACGGTCACCCGGGACTACCCGCGCGTGCTGACCGTCCACGGCCCGGAGAGCTGGACCAGGGACCTCCTGCGGTGGAACCTGCCCAGCGCGACCGCCGGCTCGCTCTCGGCGCCGGACCGGGCCCTGCTGGCGTATCTCCGCCTGGTCCAGCGGCCTGCCTTCCTGCCGCTGGTGCGGCGGGTGGACCGGGTGCTCGCGCCCAGCCGCTATTTCGCCGAGGCCGTGCGCCCGGACGTCCGGAGGGTGCCGGTGCACGTCCTGCCGAACGGGATCGAGCGCCTCGCCGAGGCGTCCCCGGTGAGCGGCGCCCGCCGCCTCGTGTACGTCGGCCGGCTGGAGCGGGTCAAGGGCGTCCACCACCTTCTGGACGCCCACCGCCGGGTGCGCCGCGAGCTGCCCGACGCCACGCTCGCGGTCGTCGGGGACGGCCGGGAGCGCGCCCGGCTGGAGGCGGACGCCGCCGACCTCGTCGCGGACGGCGCCGTCCGCTTCCTGGGCTGGCGGGACGAGGCCGGGGTGGCCGAGCAGCTGGCCTCGGCGAGCGTCGTCGTGCTGCCCTCGCTGTGGCCGGAGAACTTCCCGACCGTCGCCCTGGAGGCGCTGCAGCTCGGCCGGGCGCTGGTGGGCTCGCGGGTGGGCGGGATCCCGGAGCTGATCGGCCCGGACAACGGCGCCCTGGTCGAGCCGGGCGACCCGGCCGAGCTGGCCCGGGAGCTGACCCGGCTGCTCGGCGACCGGGAGCTGCTGCGGGAGATGGGCCGCGCTTCGGCGCGGCGCTCCGCCGCCTATGACGTGGACGCCTTCGTGGACGCCGTGGCCGCGCACTACCGCGAGGTGGCCGGCGCCCGCGCCGGGCGCCGGGCCTCGGCGTCAGTTTCCTGA
- a CDS encoding glycosyltransferase family 4 protein produces the protein MKRVIAFVCAYYPPKIGGVENYVARIARAVGEEADLEPVVITTRESGWRTSVGTEDGVLVVRLGVLLRLSNSPISPLWPIQVRRWLRRTGAQIVNAHAPVPGLADTAMAVAGKRRTVLTYHAGTMHKGEPGSGLADWIIARYERHVLPRVLRSADVAVPVGPSSLAAERPDAVLITPGVDLERFVPGPAPSQRPRDLVYVGRIDRTSAWKGIDVLLRAMTLLRDLPDVRLRLVGSGDALPDHLRLAGELGVADRVEATGALHGAELVEAMRHAAVLVLPSTSHAECAGTVLMEGMACATPLVASDVGSLAYVVQDGEAGLIVPPGDVEALAAACRRLLVDDELADRMGKAGRARAEARFAWPLLARTYIDLFRSL, from the coding sequence ATGAAACGCGTCATAGCCTTCGTCTGCGCCTACTATCCGCCGAAGATCGGCGGGGTGGAGAACTACGTCGCGCGGATCGCGCGGGCGGTCGGCGAGGAGGCGGACCTGGAGCCGGTCGTGATCACCACCCGGGAGTCGGGGTGGCGCACGTCCGTCGGCACCGAGGACGGCGTGCTCGTCGTCCGGCTGGGCGTGCTCCTGCGGCTGTCGAACTCCCCGATCAGTCCGCTCTGGCCGATCCAGGTGCGCAGGTGGCTGCGCAGGACCGGCGCGCAGATCGTCAACGCGCACGCACCGGTGCCGGGCCTGGCGGACACGGCGATGGCCGTCGCCGGCAAGCGCCGTACGGTCCTGACCTACCACGCCGGCACCATGCACAAGGGCGAGCCGGGGTCCGGGCTCGCGGACTGGATCATCGCCCGGTACGAGCGGCACGTCCTGCCCCGGGTCCTGCGCTCGGCGGACGTCGCCGTGCCGGTGGGACCGTCCTCGCTGGCGGCGGAGCGGCCGGACGCCGTCCTGATCACGCCGGGCGTGGACCTCGAGCGCTTCGTGCCCGGCCCGGCGCCCTCGCAGCGCCCCCGCGACCTCGTGTACGTGGGGCGGATCGACCGGACCTCGGCCTGGAAGGGCATCGACGTCCTGCTGCGCGCGATGACCCTGCTGCGGGACCTGCCGGACGTGCGGCTGCGCCTCGTGGGCAGCGGCGACGCGCTGCCGGACCACCTCCGGCTGGCCGGCGAGCTGGGCGTCGCAGACCGGGTCGAGGCGACCGGGGCGCTGCACGGCGCCGAGCTGGTCGAGGCGATGCGGCACGCCGCGGTGCTGGTGCTCCCGTCCACCAGCCACGCCGAGTGCGCCGGGACGGTGCTGATGGAGGGGATGGCCTGCGCCACCCCGCTGGTGGCCTCCGACGTCGGCAGCCTGGCCTACGTGGTCCAGGACGGCGAGGCCGGGCTCATCGTGCCGCCCGGAGACGTCGAGGCCCTGGCCGCGGCCTGCCGCAGGCTGCTCGTGGACGACGAGCTGGCCGACCGGATGGGCAAGGCCGGGCGTGCCCGCGCTGAGGCCCGCTTCGCCTGGCCGCTGCTCGCCCGCACGTACATCGACCTGTTCCGTTCGCTCTAG